The Bacteroidota bacterium nucleotide sequence AAGGCTTACTTTTAATCAGAATATTATGCAGTTTTATAATGTGATCAGCCATCGCAATTTAAGTTTTCACTTAATATGCTATATTCATAATTGGTTAATAGTGAAAATGAATAGTATATTACAAAATATTACCGAATGGCTCACTGACTTTTTCCTGAATCAAGCCATTGATATAAAAGATCATGACAGAAATAAATTTTCCAAACACGAAATTTATTATTCTGAACAAGTAATTATTTGGAATATAAATAATTACTGTATATCAAATGAAGTTATTATTAAGGAAGATTATAAAAATAGATATTCTCGGATAGAAAATTATATACAAAGAAAATTTCAATGGCTCAAGGAAAGAGTCGTATTGTACTTTGAATTGGATTCCATTCTGATTGATTCCGATGATCAGTATATAATTCTACAAGTTCCGACAAATAGTTCTATTCACAACTTGCTCATAGAAAAGAAATTCCAGACACTTTTTAATCTTGAAATTGTGAGCAAAGCAAATTCATTAAATAAATTGAAAAGTAAAAAATTGGGTAGGAGCCTAGTTAAATTTTTTCATATATGCTATAGGGACTCCTGCCGCACATGGTCTTCTTTGCTACAAAATACTTCATCTATAGTGATGACTTTGCAAGTGTATATTAAATTATGTCAGAAAAAATTCCCCACACAATTAACGTTTTGAAAGTCATTTCTATATAAACTTTCAGGACGTTATAACAGATCGTGTAATATGTGCCATAAATTTAGGCTGGTTCCAGACCATTGATTCATATCGCTTTGTTTGAGTACTTTCTCAGCTAAAGAGCGAAGGGAATTATGGCTTTTCGTTCGTTAGGATAGTTAACAAACTGTTCTTTATACCATTGATGATGATCTAAGGCTCTTGGAATGAGATTTACACATGTCCATAAAAAAAATGATAAAGTTGGCATACACCATGTCATTACAGCAAATCCCAACCACTCTGTTATCTCACCGAAAAAGTTAGGACAGGAAATATACTTAAAGAGTCCACCATATGGAATATAATAATCTGTAGAACCTTTGGTCCGGAGGCTTAATAATCGCTGATCAGAGTCCTGATTTATTGCGACTCCTGTGAGGAATAATAAAACACCAATAATAAATCGTGGATCATAAAGCCAATTGATTGCATAGGATTTAGCAAGATAGCCAAACCAATACCCATTAATAAATCCATTCATTAAATTAAAAAAGATCGCAAAAAACATAATAGCTAATGGCATTCGCTTCCCTTTGGTCTTTGTTCTGAATGGGTAAATGAAAACACGGTGGAAATAATGAAGAAACCAGAATGTCCAGAAAATCCATATCACTATATTTTCCTGGGCTCTGGACGAAATAACCAGGTAAGTGAACGCAGCAAATGCAGGAAACTCCATAACAATCCAACCAGCACGGTTGTCAATGGTCGGACCCCATTTTTTTGTGATATGGCGACCATACGGGGCAGTAACTTTTAAAAGTAAAGGGAATATAATTATTGCCAAAATTATCCAGGAATAAACAATGTAATCAAAGGTCGTTCTTGTCATAAAATAATCTGATGTTGATTTTCTGGATTGTTGTTGTTACAATTCTAAATAGCAGCATACACATTGAACCATTCAATTGTATCCGAGATTGTTTCTTCAATTGGGCGTGGAGTATAATCCAGCTCATTGTTAGCTTTGGTACCTTGAATATATAAATTACATTCACGAAGGATATCTATCGATTCACATGTGTAAAGAGGAGGTTCGTTTCGGAGCTTTGCAAAGATTTCAATAAAAGGTACAAAAATTTTAGCAATTGTACCAGGACAGATAAATTCTGGTACTTTTTTGCCCGTAATATCTTTTATCGTTAAGGCTATTTCTTTCAACGTCATATATTTTCCAGGCAATATGTATTTTTCACCCCGGCGACCTTTTATGGCTGCTGATATGGCACCTTTTACGACATCTCTGACGTCCACCCAGTTGTATCCCCCTTGCACTAGCATGGGTAATTTATTTGCGGCCATTTTCTTGAAAGCTAGACCAAGGTAAGACGGTTTGAAATCATATGGGCCAATAACGGCAGTTGGATTAATTATAACTGCGTCAAAACCAAGTGACACTGCATTAAGGACAACTTTTTCACTTTCTGCTTTTGACCAGTCATAAATAAAACGTGATGAACCAACAGTTGGCCAGGTTTCATCAAGAGGTTTATCCACTGGATTATTTCGGAATGCATGAATAGAACTAAAATGCACCATACGCTTTACACCCATCTCAATACAACATTGAATGATGTTTTTAGTACCATTAACATTTGTATTAAAAACATCCGCTTTACTGAAACCTCCAATCGAAATTTTTGCTGCAAGGTGAAAAACAATATCGACATCACGGCATAACTCCTTGAGAGATTCAATATCCAACATATCACCTTTAATCTTCTGGACGTCCAGTCCCTCAATACCTTTGGTATCATGATAAATTAAAACCCGAACATGATGACCTCTTTCTAACAGGTCCCTGCAAAGACAGGAGCCAACATGCCCACTTGCTCCAGTAACAGCTATATTCATTTGTAGAATTTTATAAGTCGGGCAATATACAAAAAGCTATTAAATAATAAACAATTATTTAAATTTGCTATCCCGACTTTCGGAATAGCAGAGCCTGATATTCATATACAAACTAAAATGAAAAAAGTCATGTCATCTGACATCAATGAATATGACACAGCTACTTTTGGAGCAGGATGTTTCTGGTGTGTTGAAGCTATTTATCAGGATTTGAAAGGGGTGGAGAAGGTCATTTCAGGATATTCCGGAGGAACTGTCATCAGTCTTACATACCAGCAAGTTTACTCCGGACTCACTGGTCATGCAGAGGTTTGCCAGATTATCTACAATCCTGATATCATTTCATATAAGGATCTTCTCGAAGTTTTCTGGCAGATTCATGATCCTACTTCTTTAAATAAACAGGGAGATGATGTTGGAACCCAATACAGGTCAGTAATATTCTATCATAATGAAAACCAGAAAAAACAGGCTGAAAAGTATAAGAAAGACTTGAATGCCTCAGGCGCCTTTGAAAAAATCATTGTAACGGAAATTTCACCCTTTAAAACTTTTTATAAAGCTGAGAATTATCACCAGGATTATTACAATACGAATCCTAACCAACCCTATTGCCACATAGTTATAGGATCAAAGATTGAAAAATTCAAAAAGGCCTTTAAAAATAAGATCAAATAGTTCGTCACACCTCTAAATTATATTCCTCAAAATACGCTTGGTTCTGTCGAGCATATCATCATTAAAATCGAGATGTGTAACCATCCGGATAAGCTGTGGTCCAAATCCAACAACGAGGATGCCTTTTTCTTTTAATTTGGTTATTAAATCCAAATCCCTTATTTTCTTGTTCACTTTAAAAATAATAATATTTGTTTCGACAGGCATGACATCCTCCACAAAGGGGAGATTAGAGATTGTTTCCCCTAATTGCCTGGCTCTCAGATGATCTTCCCTAAGTCGTTGAATATTATTTTCGAGAGCATAAATACCTGCTGCAGCCAAGTAGCCAGCTTGCCGCATACCACCGCCCAACACTTTTCTGATGCGACGTGCTTGAAATTGTTCGGTTTTATTACATAAAAGTATCGATCCAATTGGAGCTCCTAAACCTTTTGAAAAACAAATAGATATGGAATCAAAAAGTTGACCATACATAATGGGATTTTCCTGTGTTTCTACTAAAGCATTAAATAACCTTGCACCATCCAAGTGG carries:
- the msrA gene encoding peptide-methionine (S)-S-oxide reductase MsrA — translated: MKKVMSSDINEYDTATFGAGCFWCVEAIYQDLKGVEKVISGYSGGTVISLTYQQVYSGLTGHAEVCQIIYNPDIISYKDLLEVFWQIHDPTSLNKQGDDVGTQYRSVIFYHNENQKKQAEKYKKDLNASGAFEKIIVTEISPFKTFYKAENYHQDYYNTNPNQPYCHIVIGSKIEKFKKAFKNKIK
- a CDS encoding aminotransferase class I/II-fold pyridoxal phosphate-dependent enzyme, with protein sequence MEIDLRSDTVTRPTKAMLDAMFTAKVGDDVFGDDPTVNELEEKVAKLFGKESAIFCPSGTMTNQIAVKVHTQPGDEIICEAGSHVYNFEGGGIGFNSGCSMRLIFGDRGRIFADQILANINPVDVHRPRTRLVVAENTSNKGGGSIYDFKELKKISEVCKKNELRFHLDGARLFNALVETQENPIMYGQLFDSISICFSKGLGAPIGSILLCNKTEQFQARRIRKVLGGGMRQAGYLAAAGIYALENNIQRLREDHLRARQLGETISNLPFVEDVMPVETNIIIFKVNKKIRDLDLITKLKEKGILVVGFGPQLIRMVTHLDFNDDMLDRTKRILRNII
- a CDS encoding NAD-dependent epimerase/dehydratase family protein: MNIAVTGASGHVGSCLCRDLLERGHHVRVLIYHDTKGIEGLDVQKIKGDMLDIESLKELCRDVDIVFHLAAKISIGGFSKADVFNTNVNGTKNIIQCCIEMGVKRMVHFSSIHAFRNNPVDKPLDETWPTVGSSRFIYDWSKAESEKVVLNAVSLGFDAVIINPTAVIGPYDFKPSYLGLAFKKMAANKLPMLVQGGYNWVDVRDVVKGAISAAIKGRRGEKYILPGKYMTLKEIALTIKDITGKKVPEFICPGTIAKIFVPFIEIFAKLRNEPPLYTCESIDILRECNLYIQGTKANNELDYTPRPIEETISDTIEWFNVYAAI
- a CDS encoding DUF1295 domain-containing protein → MTRTTFDYIVYSWIILAIIIFPLLLKVTAPYGRHITKKWGPTIDNRAGWIVMEFPAFAAFTYLVISSRAQENIVIWIFWTFWFLHYFHRVFIYPFRTKTKGKRMPLAIMFFAIFFNLMNGFINGYWFGYLAKSYAINWLYDPRFIIGVLLFLTGVAINQDSDQRLLSLRTKGSTDYYIPYGGLFKYISCPNFFGEITEWLGFAVMTWCMPTLSFFLWTCVNLIPRALDHHQWYKEQFVNYPNERKAIIPFAL